The proteins below are encoded in one region of Acidobacteriota bacterium:
- a CDS encoding DUF6351 family protein, whose product MIKRRVLNTVSMTGLRMVSTSLTAVLVCGLVATSPAFAKEKPPFVAEVVSSAPDQVTDGDARLHVVVPKVVPMHQVEVWVNGVNQADRFTQIPGTNILSGVIDGLVIGENSVVVEQHGNGKGLPDPAVLTLTNYPITGPVFSGPHQHPFMCSVQDYGLGQPLVDHPSEGFPVFATDPFGLPTDEIIGYSKNCSADTLVIYLYKSTDGSFKPYEPGGPKPADIAQTTTMDGLTVDYIVRWERGTINRFLYSIAMLAPEDEGPEDLDTSAWNGKVIYHFQGGVAIGHYQGSPSGSRMLYDTGLSQGYAVLYSTGNKTGTHYNLVLGGETALMVKERFVELYDEPIYTVSVGGSGGGIQQYIYGQNHPGLIDAAIPQYSYPDMVTQAVHIGDCELLEFYMDVLDGANPRWQTWSNRSLVEGLNASDTVLNPYTQSAGASECVIGWRGLSPLALNPNYGSAPGMELYEPQSAVAAIQWTHFADLVNFFGVGADGFAQNYWDNVGVQYGLGAVAVGNITPQEFLKLNAVIGGWKNEPDMVQEGSPFFPPGVIDFNNWDPWSYRNQVFSVSATPAPRHEGDLEAMQAAYSDGLVFRGDIDIPIIDWRHYLEAELNMHNSHQSFASRQRIRDFRGDSGNQLIWFTDAVGGAQFDQTPEALEVMDEWMTNIIENPGLGVAGNKPPRATDRCFDTLGNEIAAGDDVWGGILDGGSPGACTASFQIFGTSRIVAGGPFKGSIFKCHLKPVAQAIADGDYGVWTPSPVDQLLLEQIFPTGVCDFSLPDMGLPPGW is encoded by the coding sequence ATGATCAAGAGAAGAGTCCTGAATACCGTATCGATGACAGGTCTACGGATGGTCAGCACATCGTTGACGGCGGTACTCGTCTGCGGCCTTGTAGCTACGAGCCCGGCGTTCGCCAAGGAAAAACCACCGTTTGTTGCCGAGGTCGTTTCCAGCGCACCGGACCAGGTAACCGATGGCGACGCCCGTCTTCACGTCGTGGTGCCAAAGGTCGTGCCCATGCACCAGGTTGAGGTCTGGGTGAACGGTGTCAATCAGGCAGACCGATTCACGCAGATTCCGGGTACGAACATCCTCAGCGGCGTCATCGACGGGCTTGTTATCGGCGAAAACTCAGTGGTTGTCGAACAGCACGGAAACGGAAAGGGCCTGCCAGATCCTGCCGTTCTGACGCTCACGAATTATCCGATCACCGGTCCTGTTTTTTCAGGCCCTCATCAGCACCCTTTCATGTGCAGCGTCCAGGACTATGGCCTCGGCCAGCCTCTGGTCGACCACCCGAGCGAGGGTTTCCCCGTCTTCGCGACCGATCCGTTCGGCCTGCCCACGGACGAGATCATCGGCTACAGCAAGAACTGCAGCGCCGACACCCTCGTGATCTACCTCTACAAATCGACCGATGGCAGTTTCAAGCCCTACGAGCCCGGAGGACCGAAACCGGCCGACATTGCACAAACAACGACCATGGACGGACTGACTGTCGACTACATCGTTCGCTGGGAGAGGGGAACCATCAACCGATTCCTCTACAGCATCGCCATGCTCGCGCCGGAGGATGAGGGTCCCGAGGATCTGGACACTTCGGCGTGGAACGGCAAGGTGATCTACCACTTCCAGGGAGGGGTGGCGATCGGCCACTATCAGGGCAGCCCGAGCGGCAGCAGGATGCTCTACGATACCGGCCTGTCGCAGGGGTACGCAGTGCTGTACTCCACGGGAAACAAGACCGGCACCCACTACAACCTGGTGCTCGGCGGCGAGACTGCTCTGATGGTCAAGGAGCGATTCGTCGAGCTCTACGACGAGCCCATCTATACGGTGTCGGTGGGTGGTTCCGGCGGCGGGATCCAACAGTACATCTACGGCCAGAATCACCCCGGCCTGATCGACGCAGCCATCCCACAATACAGCTATCCCGACATGGTCACCCAGGCGGTGCACATCGGCGACTGCGAGCTGCTCGAGTTCTACATGGATGTGTTGGACGGGGCCAACCCGCGGTGGCAGACGTGGTCGAACCGGTCGCTGGTCGAAGGCCTCAACGCCAGCGACACCGTGTTGAACCCGTACACCCAGTCAGCCGGTGCCAGTGAGTGTGTGATCGGGTGGCGAGGGTTATCACCGCTCGCCCTCAACCCGAACTATGGCTCTGCTCCCGGGATGGAACTGTACGAGCCACAATCGGCGGTGGCGGCGATCCAGTGGACCCACTTCGCCGATCTGGTGAACTTCTTCGGCGTCGGCGCCGACGGCTTTGCCCAAAACTACTGGGACAACGTCGGCGTGCAGTACGGGTTGGGCGCCGTGGCCGTAGGGAACATCACACCCCAGGAGTTCCTCAAGCTCAACGCCGTTATCGGTGGATGGAAAAACGAGCCCGACATGGTGCAGGAAGGCTCCCCGTTCTTCCCACCCGGAGTGATCGACTTCAACAACTGGGATCCGTGGAGCTACCGCAACCAGGTTTTCAGCGTGAGCGCCACGCCCGCACCCCGGCACGAGGGCGACCTCGAGGCCATGCAGGCCGCATATTCCGACGGGCTGGTCTTCCGGGGTGACATCGACATCCCGATCATCGACTGGCGTCACTACCTCGAGGCCGAGCTCAACATGCACAACTCCCACCAGAGCTTCGCATCTCGCCAGCGCATTCGCGATTTCCGGGGCGACTCCGGCAACCAACTGATCTGGTTCACCGATGCGGTCGGCGGTGCACAGTTCGACCAGACACCGGAGGCGCTCGAGGTCATGGACGAGTGGATGACCAACATCATCGAAAATCCCGGACTAGGGGTAGCCGGCAACAAACCGCCGCGAGCGACCGATCGCTGCTTCGACACACTTGGTAACGAGATTGCGGCCGGCGACGACGTCTGGGGCGGGATTCTCGACGGCGGGTCACCCGGTGCTTGCACCGCCAGTTTCCAGATTTTCGGGACCTCGCGAATAGTGGCCGGCGGACCGTTCAAGGGCAGCATCTTCAAGTGCCACTTGAAGCCGGTTGCCCAGGCAATCGCCGACGGCGACTACGGCGTGTGGACACCCTCGCCCGTGGATCAATTACTCCTCGAACAAATCTTCCCGACCGGCGTCTGCGATTTCAGCTTGCCGGATATGGGTCTCCCCCCGGGTTGGTAA